In one Pelagibaculum spongiae genomic region, the following are encoded:
- a CDS encoding OmpA family protein has translation MNPAITNWASRAAAWIFTGAVAVSGINLAYAQSSEQSQLVISSLTEFNGSIINGSMIKGASQFESEYKKYLRYPAIAGPIIYQDQVTEDQEEGYTLTSEIQLLGELQRTVWDYTEADTALQISQKTLDQLKQKGFDILYQCSGKDCGDTAGWSLFLSPRIDGNDLNQHYLLARGPIDRGQDWFVAVYTNDIGGIPRSVVDVIKGRPVAETTQTADVASQAENVSVELTGQTSIPLVFFKFNSDQLTIASDQAIRQIAEYLVKNPQAQIQIVGHTDDTGEEAHNNQLSERRAQTVHQRLVNHYGVNPERLKLHAAGEFGPIAANNRTDRRKINRRVEIQQIQIMAKEAQPESDQKIITTQSE, from the coding sequence CACAATTAGTCATATCATCGCTGACAGAATTTAATGGCAGCATCATTAATGGCTCGATGATTAAAGGTGCCAGCCAGTTTGAATCTGAATATAAAAAATACCTTCGTTACCCGGCAATTGCTGGGCCGATTATTTATCAAGATCAAGTTACTGAAGATCAAGAAGAAGGCTATACGCTGACCAGTGAAATTCAGCTGTTGGGTGAGTTGCAACGTACCGTTTGGGACTACACCGAAGCAGACACTGCATTGCAAATTAGCCAGAAAACATTGGATCAATTAAAGCAAAAAGGCTTTGATATTTTGTACCAATGTAGCGGCAAAGATTGCGGTGATACTGCGGGATGGTCATTGTTCTTATCACCGCGAATTGATGGTAATGATTTAAACCAGCATTACTTGCTAGCGCGTGGGCCGATTGACCGTGGCCAAGATTGGTTTGTTGCTGTTTATACCAATGATATTGGCGGCATTCCGCGCAGCGTGGTTGATGTAATTAAAGGGCGTCCGGTTGCTGAAACCACGCAAACTGCAGATGTTGCATCGCAAGCGGAAAATGTTTCGGTTGAATTGACTGGGCAGACCAGCATTCCGCTAGTTTTTTTCAAATTTAATAGCGACCAATTAACGATTGCTTCAGACCAAGCGATTCGGCAAATAGCAGAATATTTAGTTAAAAATCCACAGGCGCAAATTCAAATTGTCGGCCATACCGACGACACAGGTGAAGAAGCACATAATAATCAGCTATCTGAAAGGCGTGCACAGACGGTTCATCAGAGGTTGGTCAATCATTATGGTGTTAATCCTGAGCGATTGAAGTTGCATGCCGCCGGTGAATTTGGGCCAATAGCAGCAAACAATCGAACCGATCGCCGCAAGATCAATCGCCGAGTTGAAATTCAGCAGATTCAGATAATGGCGAAAGAAGCACAGCCGGAATCTGATCAAAAAATAATCACTACACAATCTGAATAA